A region of Streptomyces sp. NBC_01267 DNA encodes the following proteins:
- the purS gene encoding phosphoribosylformylglycinamidine synthase subunit PurS, with the protein MARVVVDVMLKPEILDPQGQAVQRALPRLGFDGIADVRQGKRFELEVEGPVDDAALARINELAETFLANTVIENFTVKVEAEK; encoded by the coding sequence GTGGCACGCGTCGTAGTCGACGTCATGCTCAAGCCGGAGATCCTCGACCCGCAGGGACAGGCGGTGCAGCGTGCACTGCCCCGTCTCGGCTTCGATGGAATCGCCGACGTACGTCAGGGAAAGCGTTTCGAGCTGGAGGTCGAGGGGCCCGTCGATGACGCCGCCCTCGCCCGCATCAATGAGCTGGCTGAAACCTTCCTCGCCAACACCGTCATCGAGAACTTCACCGTGAAGGTGGAGGCAGAGAAGTGA
- the purQ gene encoding phosphoribosylformylglycinamidine synthase subunit PurQ produces the protein MTARIGVVTFPGTLDDRDALRAVRVAGAEPVSLWHRDKGLQQVDAVVLAGGFSYGDYLRAGAISRFSPVMETIIEQAKAGLPVLGICNGFQILTESHLLPGAMLRNNHLHFICRDQKLRVENPDTAWTADYTAGQEISVPLKNIDGRYVADERVLDELEAEGRVAFRYLDGNPNGSLRDIAGVTNAAGNVVGLMPHPEHAVEPLIGTGRTDGLGFFTSILKKLVNA, from the coding sequence GTGACCGCTCGTATCGGAGTCGTCACCTTCCCTGGCACCCTCGACGACCGGGACGCACTGCGCGCGGTACGTGTCGCCGGTGCCGAGCCCGTTTCGCTCTGGCACCGTGACAAGGGCCTCCAGCAGGTCGACGCGGTCGTGCTCGCCGGTGGTTTCTCCTACGGCGACTATTTGCGGGCCGGAGCCATCTCCCGCTTCTCGCCGGTGATGGAGACGATCATCGAGCAGGCGAAGGCCGGTCTGCCGGTCCTGGGTATCTGCAACGGTTTCCAGATCCTCACCGAGTCGCATTTGCTGCCCGGCGCGATGCTGCGGAACAACCATCTGCACTTCATCTGCCGCGACCAGAAGCTGCGCGTGGAGAACCCGGACACCGCCTGGACCGCCGACTACACGGCCGGTCAGGAGATCTCCGTACCCCTCAAGAACATCGACGGCCGGTACGTCGCGGACGAGCGTGTCCTCGACGAGCTGGAGGCCGAGGGCCGGGTGGCATTCCGGTACCTGGACGGCAATCCCAACGGCTCGCTGCGCGACATCGCCGGTGTCACCAACGCCGCGGGCAATGTCGTCGGCCTGATGCCGCACCCCGAGCACGCCGTGGAGCCGCTGATCGGTACGGGGCGTACCGACGGCCTCGGATTCTTCACCTCGATCCTGAAGAAGCTGGTCAACGCATGA
- the purL gene encoding phosphoribosylformylglycinamidine synthase subunit PurL — MSLDTVQHAAETPGAEQPWKELGLKEDEYARIREILGRRPTGAELAMYSVMWSEHCSYKSSKVHLKQFGEKVPENDAMLVGIGENAGVVDVGQGYAVTFKVESHNHPSYIEPYQGAATGVGGIVRDILAMGARPVAVVDPLRFGAADHPDTKRVLPGVVAGIGGYGNCLGLPNIGGEVVFDACYQGNPLVNAGCIGVMKHEDIHLAKASGTGNKVILYGARTGGDGIGGVSVLASETFEATGPAKRPAVQVGDPFQEKLLIECTLEIFGEKLVAGIQDLGGAGLSCATSELASAGSGGMRVELDTVPLRDSSLSPEEILMSESQERMCAIVEPQHVARFMEICEKWDVIATVIGEVTEGSQLEIFWHGEQIVDVPPRSVAHEGPTYHRPYARPEWQDALQADDANKLARPATSAELREQVLKLVASPNQASKAWITDQYDRFVQGNTVLAMPEDAGMIRIDEESNLGVTMATDGNGRYAKLDPYTGAQLALAEAYRNVATTGAKPLAISDCLNFGSPEDPDVMWQFAEATRGLADGCLELGTPVTGGNVSLYNQTGDAAIHPTPVVAVLGVIDDVNRRTPMAFAEEGQLLYLLGDTHQEFGGSAWSQVVHDHLGGMPPRVDLGREKLLAEILISASRDGMIDAAHDLSDGGLIQAVTESCLRGGKGARLVVPDGLDAFTFLFSESAGRAVVSIPRSEELRFNDMCGARGLPVTRIGVVDGADIEIQGEFSLPLAELREAHEATIPALLA; from the coding sequence ATGAGCCTCGACACCGTCCAGCACGCCGCGGAGACCCCCGGGGCCGAGCAGCCCTGGAAGGAACTCGGCCTCAAGGAGGACGAGTACGCGCGGATCCGCGAGATCCTCGGCCGCCGTCCCACCGGTGCCGAGCTCGCCATGTACTCCGTGATGTGGTCCGAGCACTGCTCGTACAAGAGCAGCAAGGTCCACCTCAAGCAGTTCGGCGAGAAGGTCCCGGAGAACGACGCGATGCTCGTCGGCATCGGCGAGAACGCCGGTGTCGTCGATGTCGGCCAGGGCTACGCGGTGACCTTCAAGGTCGAGTCGCACAACCACCCCTCGTACATCGAGCCCTACCAGGGCGCGGCCACCGGCGTCGGCGGCATCGTCCGCGACATCCTCGCCATGGGCGCCCGCCCGGTCGCGGTCGTCGACCCGCTGCGGTTCGGTGCGGCCGACCACCCCGATACCAAGCGGGTACTGCCCGGTGTCGTCGCCGGCATCGGCGGTTACGGCAACTGCCTCGGCCTGCCGAACATCGGCGGCGAGGTCGTCTTCGACGCCTGCTACCAGGGCAACCCGCTGGTCAACGCGGGCTGCATCGGCGTCATGAAGCACGAGGACATCCACCTCGCGAAGGCTTCGGGCACCGGCAACAAGGTCATCCTGTACGGCGCCCGCACCGGCGGCGACGGCATCGGCGGCGTCTCCGTGCTGGCCTCGGAGACCTTCGAGGCCACCGGTCCGGCGAAGCGTCCGGCGGTCCAGGTCGGTGACCCCTTCCAGGAGAAGCTCCTCATCGAGTGCACCCTGGAGATCTTCGGCGAGAAGCTCGTCGCGGGCATCCAGGACCTCGGCGGCGCCGGGCTCTCCTGCGCCACCTCCGAGCTGGCGAGCGCCGGTTCGGGCGGGATGCGCGTCGAGCTGGACACCGTTCCGCTGCGCGACTCCTCCCTCTCGCCCGAGGAAATCCTCATGAGCGAGTCGCAGGAGCGCATGTGCGCGATCGTCGAGCCGCAGCACGTCGCGCGGTTCATGGAGATCTGCGAGAAGTGGGACGTCATCGCCACCGTCATCGGTGAGGTGACCGAGGGCTCGCAGCTGGAGATCTTCTGGCACGGCGAGCAGATCGTGGACGTGCCGCCGCGGTCCGTCGCGCACGAGGGCCCGACCTACCACCGGCCGTACGCCCGCCCCGAGTGGCAGGACGCGCTCCAGGCGGACGACGCGAACAAGCTGGCCCGCCCGGCCACTTCGGCCGAGCTGCGCGAGCAGGTGCTGAAGCTCGTCGCGTCGCCGAACCAGGCGTCGAAGGCGTGGATCACCGACCAGTACGACCGTTTCGTACAGGGCAACACGGTGCTCGCGATGCCCGAGGACGCGGGCATGATCCGGATCGACGAGGAGTCGAACCTGGGCGTGACCATGGCGACCGACGGCAACGGCCGGTACGCCAAGCTCGACCCGTACACCGGCGCGCAGCTCGCGCTGGCCGAGGCGTACCGCAACGTCGCGACCACCGGCGCGAAGCCGCTCGCCATCTCGGACTGCCTGAACTTCGGTTCGCCCGAGGACCCGGACGTCATGTGGCAGTTCGCCGAGGCCACCCGCGGTCTCGCGGACGGCTGCCTGGAGCTGGGCACGCCGGTCACCGGCGGCAATGTGTCGCTGTACAACCAGACGGGCGACGCGGCCATCCACCCGACGCCGGTCGTCGCGGTGCTCGGTGTGATCGACGACGTCAACCGCCGTACGCCGATGGCCTTCGCCGAGGAGGGGCAGCTGCTCTACCTGCTCGGCGACACCCACCAGGAGTTCGGCGGTTCGGCCTGGTCCCAGGTGGTCCACGACCACCTGGGCGGGATGCCGCCCCGGGTGGACCTCGGCCGCGAGAAGCTCCTCGCGGAGATCCTCATCTCGGCCTCGCGCGACGGCATGATCGACGCCGCGCACGACCTGTCCGACGGCGGTCTGATCCAGGCGGTCACCGAATCCTGCCTGCGCGGCGGGAAGGGTGCGCGGCTGGTCGTCCCGGACGGCCTGGACGCGTTCACGTTCCTCTTCTCCGAGTCGGCGGGGCGCGCGGTCGTCTCGATCCCGCGCAGCGAGGAACTCCGCTTCAACGACATGTGCGGGGCGCGCGGCCTGCCCGTCACCCGCATCGGTGTGGTGGACGGCGCGGACATCGAGATCCAGGGCGAGTTCAGCCTGCCGCTGGCCGAGCTGCGCGAGGCGCACGAGGCGACGATTCCGGCGCTGCTGGCCTGA
- a CDS encoding maleylpyruvate isomerase family mycothiol-dependent enzyme, giving the protein MPPSQKRARRYDHARTRTAVLAQFGHVRSAVAGLTPDQLARPTRLGDWTVRELAAHLAMAVESVSRCLDRPAPERQEVTLLDWPFATAQVAGQISEDVRALAATTTPDELFRRTADRITERLPAAAEDRLIASRVGAMRLGDYLVTRCVELVVHTDDLNAATGLEIPYDRQALAACTRLLADALAVKAPGASTEVRIPPYAVVQCIEGPRHTRGTPPNVVETDPLSWIRLATGRTRWRAAVDAALVAASGERADLSDLLPVMG; this is encoded by the coding sequence ATGCCGCCGTCCCAGAAGCGTGCCCGCCGCTACGACCACGCCAGAACCCGCACCGCGGTCCTGGCCCAGTTCGGACACGTACGCAGCGCCGTGGCCGGACTCACCCCCGACCAGCTCGCCCGCCCCACCCGGCTCGGCGACTGGACCGTACGCGAACTGGCCGCGCATCTCGCCATGGCCGTCGAGAGCGTCAGCCGGTGTCTCGACCGGCCGGCCCCGGAGCGGCAGGAAGTCACCCTGCTGGACTGGCCGTTCGCCACCGCGCAGGTGGCCGGGCAGATCTCCGAGGACGTCAGGGCGCTCGCCGCGACTACCACCCCGGACGAGCTGTTCCGGCGGACCGCGGACCGGATCACCGAGCGGCTGCCGGCCGCAGCCGAGGACCGGCTGATCGCGAGCCGGGTCGGGGCCATGCGGCTCGGCGACTACCTGGTCACGCGCTGCGTCGAACTCGTCGTGCACACCGACGACCTGAACGCCGCCACCGGCCTGGAGATCCCGTACGACCGACAGGCCCTGGCCGCCTGCACCCGCCTCCTCGCGGACGCGCTCGCGGTCAAGGCCCCCGGCGCGTCCACCGAGGTCAGGATCCCGCCGTACGCCGTCGTCCAGTGCATCGAGGGCCCCCGGCACACCCGCGGCACCCCGCCCAACGTCGTCGAGACCGACCCGCTCAGCTGGATCCGGCTCGCCACCGGGCGTACGCGGTGGCGAGCGGCCGTCGACGCGGCGCTGGTCGCGGCGAGCGGGGAACGGGCGGATCTCTCGGACCTGCTGCCGGTGATGGGCTGA
- the purF gene encoding amidophosphoribosyltransferase: MPRGDGRLNHDLLPGEKGPQDACGVFGVWAPGEEVAKLTYFGLYALQHRGQESAGIAVSNGSKILVFKDMGLVSQVFDETSLSSLQGHIAVGHARYSTTGASVWENAQPTFRATAHGSIALGHNGNLVNTAQLAALVAELPKENGRSTQVAATNDTDLVTALLAGQTDDEGKPLTVEEAAAKVLPDVKGAFSLVFMDENTLYAARDPQGIRPLVLGRLERGWVVASESAALDICGASYVREVEPGELVTIDENGLRTVRFAEAKPKGCVFEYVYLARPDTDIAGRNVYLSRVEMGRKLAAEAPAEADLVIATPESGTPAAIGYAEASGIPYGSGLVKNAYVGRTFIQPSQTIRQLGIRLKLNPLKEVIRGKRLVVVDDSIVRGNTQRALVKMLREAGAAEIHIRISSPPVKWPCFFGIDFATRAELIANGMSVDEIATSMGADSLSYISIDGMIEATTIAKPNLCRACFDGEYPMDLPDPELLGKQLLETELAAGPANTAAADALRRP; encoded by the coding sequence GTGCCTCGTGGTGATGGACGACTCAACCACGACCTGCTCCCCGGAGAGAAAGGCCCCCAGGACGCTTGTGGCGTCTTCGGTGTCTGGGCTCCGGGCGAAGAGGTCGCCAAGCTCACCTATTTCGGACTGTATGCCCTGCAGCACCGTGGACAGGAGTCCGCGGGCATCGCAGTGAGCAATGGGTCCAAGATCCTGGTCTTCAAGGACATGGGTCTGGTCTCACAAGTCTTCGACGAAACCTCTCTCAGCTCTCTTCAGGGCCATATCGCAGTGGGTCACGCCCGCTACTCCACCACCGGAGCCTCGGTGTGGGAGAACGCGCAGCCGACCTTCCGTGCCACCGCGCACGGCTCGATCGCGCTCGGTCACAACGGCAACCTGGTCAATACGGCCCAGCTCGCCGCGCTCGTCGCCGAGCTGCCCAAGGAGAACGGCCGGTCCACCCAGGTGGCCGCCACCAACGACACCGACCTGGTGACCGCGCTCCTCGCGGGCCAGACCGATGACGAGGGCAAGCCGCTGACCGTTGAGGAAGCCGCCGCCAAGGTGCTGCCCGACGTGAAGGGCGCGTTCTCGCTGGTCTTCATGGACGAGAACACCCTCTACGCGGCCCGTGACCCGCAGGGCATCCGCCCGCTGGTCCTCGGCCGTCTGGAGCGCGGCTGGGTGGTGGCCTCCGAGTCCGCCGCCCTGGACATCTGCGGCGCCTCCTACGTCCGCGAGGTCGAACCCGGTGAGCTCGTCACCATCGACGAGAACGGTCTGCGCACCGTCCGATTCGCAGAAGCGAAGCCCAAGGGCTGCGTCTTCGAGTACGTCTACCTGGCCCGCCCCGACACCGACATCGCGGGCCGGAACGTCTATCTCTCGCGTGTGGAGATGGGCCGGAAGCTGGCGGCGGAAGCCCCGGCCGAAGCCGACCTGGTGATAGCGACGCCCGAGTCGGGAACGCCCGCCGCGATCGGTTACGCCGAGGCCAGCGGGATTCCGTACGGCTCGGGCCTGGTCAAGAACGCCTATGTCGGCCGGACCTTCATCCAGCCCTCGCAGACGATCCGCCAGCTCGGCATCCGCCTCAAGCTCAACCCGCTCAAGGAAGTCATCCGCGGCAAGCGCCTGGTGGTCGTCGACGACTCGATCGTCCGCGGCAACACCCAGCGCGCCCTGGTCAAGATGCTTCGTGAGGCCGGCGCCGCCGAGATCCACATCCGGATCTCCTCCCCGCCCGTGAAGTGGCCCTGCTTCTTCGGCATCGACTTCGCGACCCGCGCCGAGCTGATCGCCAACGGGATGTCCGTCGACGAGATCGCCACCTCGATGGGTGCCGACTCGCTGTCGTACATCTCCATCGACGGCATGATCGAGGCGACGACGATCGCCAAGCCGAATCTCTGCCGCGCGTGTTTCGACGGCGAGTACCCGATGGACCTGCCCGACCCCGAGCTGCTCGGCAAGCAGCTGCTGGAGACCGAGCTGGCCGCGGGACCGGCGAACACCGCCGCTGCCGACGCGCTCCGTCGTCCGTAA
- the purM gene encoding phosphoribosylformylglycinamidine cyclo-ligase, with translation MSAESSERAPHAGTGASYASAGVDIEAGDRAVELMKEWVKKTRRPEVMGGLGGFAGLFDASALKRYERPLLASATDGVGTKVDLARKMGVYDTIGHDLVGMVVDDLVVCGAEPLFMTDYICVGKVFPERVAAIVKGIAEGCVLAGCALVGGETAEHPGLLGEDDFDVAGAGTGVVEADRLLGPDRIRQGDVVIAMASSGLHSNGYSLVRHVVFDRAGWTLDREIAEFGRTLGEELLEPTRIYSLDCLALTRTTEVHGFSHITGGGLANNLARVIPDGLHATVDRSTWTPGAVFDVVGKAGQVERLELEKTLNMGVGMMAVVPGESVDAALATFADRGLDAWVAGEITERGDRTSGAELTGDYAK, from the coding sequence ATGTCTGCTGAATCTTCCGAGCGTGCGCCGCACGCGGGCACCGGTGCCAGCTACGCGAGCGCGGGCGTCGACATCGAAGCCGGTGACCGCGCCGTCGAGCTCATGAAGGAGTGGGTGAAGAAGACCCGCCGCCCCGAGGTCATGGGCGGCCTCGGCGGTTTCGCCGGTCTCTTCGACGCCTCCGCCCTGAAGCGGTACGAGCGTCCGCTGCTGGCCTCGGCCACCGACGGCGTCGGGACGAAGGTCGACCTCGCCCGCAAGATGGGTGTGTACGACACCATCGGCCACGACCTCGTCGGCATGGTCGTCGACGACCTGGTCGTGTGCGGTGCGGAACCGCTCTTCATGACCGACTACATCTGCGTCGGCAAGGTCTTCCCCGAGCGCGTCGCCGCGATCGTGAAGGGCATCGCCGAGGGCTGTGTGCTGGCCGGCTGCGCGCTGGTCGGCGGCGAGACCGCCGAGCACCCCGGCCTGCTCGGCGAGGACGACTTCGACGTCGCGGGCGCCGGTACGGGCGTGGTCGAGGCCGACCGGCTGCTCGGCCCGGACCGGATCCGCCAGGGCGATGTGGTCATCGCGATGGCGTCGTCCGGACTTCACTCCAACGGGTACTCGCTGGTGCGTCACGTCGTCTTCGACCGGGCCGGCTGGACGCTGGACCGGGAGATCGCGGAGTTCGGCAGGACCCTCGGCGAGGAACTGCTGGAGCCCACCAGGATCTACTCGCTGGACTGCCTGGCGCTGACCCGGACGACCGAGGTGCACGGCTTCAGCCACATCACCGGCGGCGGGCTCGCCAACAACCTGGCCCGGGTCATCCCGGACGGCCTGCACGCCACCGTCGACCGTTCGACCTGGACGCCGGGCGCCGTCTTCGACGTGGTCGGCAAGGCCGGACAGGTGGAGCGGCTGGAGCTGGAGAAGACGCTCAACATGGGCGTCGGCATGATGGCCGTCGTTCCCGGGGAGTCCGTGGACGCGGCGCTGGCGACCTTCGCCGACCGGGGCCTGGACGCCTGGGTGGCCGGAGAGATCACCGAGCGCGGCGACCGCACCTCGGGCGCCGAGCTCACCGGGGACTACGCCAAGTAG
- a CDS encoding DUF3073 domain-containing protein → MGRGRAKAKQTKVARQLKYSSGGTDLSRLANELGASPTSQPPNAEPFEDDEEEDDPYAQYADRYNEDQDEDDESGPSSQRRGA, encoded by the coding sequence ATGGGGCGCGGCCGGGCAAAGGCCAAGCAGACGAAGGTCGCCCGCCAGCTGAAGTACAGCAGCGGCGGAACGGACCTGTCGCGTCTGGCCAATGAGCTGGGCGCATCTCCTACGAGTCAGCCACCGAACGCGGAGCCGTTCGAGGACGACGAAGAGGAAGATGACCCGTACGCACAGTACGCGGATCGTTACAACGAGGATCAGGACGAGGACGACGAGTCCGGTCCTTCGTCTCAGCGCCGCGGCGCTTGA